The proteins below come from a single Eubacterium limosum genomic window:
- a CDS encoding extracellular solute-binding protein encodes MKKKIGVFSLAVLLVLSVTLAGCSASPATKVKLSPDDPVSLEVWHYYNGPQKEAFDEMVAEFNDTVGMEKGITVEAFNKGNVNELTDAVLASANKKVGADEVPDIFAGYADTAYQVDKLGMVASLDNYLTKKEIEEYIPSYIEEGRFDSEENLKIFPFAKSMEVMMINKTDWDKFASATGASLDSLNTIEGLTDTAKKYYDWSGGKAFFNRDAMANYMIIGSKQLGVEIFEVKNGEVTFNLDKDVMRKLWDNYYVPFINGYFASYGRFASDDAKTGDIIALVGSSSGATYYPTKVTVSDTESYPIETVVMQAPEFKDGKKVAVQQGAGMVVVKSDERKEYASTVFLKWLTDAKRNIDFSITSGYLPVKKEANTREMLETAVEEAGDNAISDNLAKTLPIAVDITNNNELYTNKAFEGGTNARNILEASMKKKAAADAEAVKAAVASGTAKEAAIAAYNTDENFNQWYEKLKKELDETQK; translated from the coding sequence ATGAAAAAGAAAATTGGTGTTTTTTCACTTGCCGTGCTGCTTGTTTTATCGGTTACATTAGCGGGGTGCAGCGCCTCACCAGCGACCAAGGTTAAGCTGAGTCCTGATGATCCGGTATCGCTTGAAGTCTGGCATTATTACAACGGCCCGCAGAAAGAGGCCTTTGACGAAATGGTAGCAGAGTTTAATGATACCGTCGGTATGGAAAAGGGTATTACCGTCGAGGCTTTTAATAAGGGGAATGTTAACGAGCTGACTGACGCGGTGCTGGCATCGGCCAATAAAAAGGTTGGTGCGGATGAGGTGCCGGATATTTTTGCCGGTTATGCCGATACGGCCTATCAGGTTGACAAGCTTGGAATGGTTGCTTCTCTGGATAACTATCTGACTAAAAAGGAAATTGAGGAGTATATCCCGAGCTATATCGAAGAGGGTCGTTTTGACAGTGAGGAAAATCTGAAAATTTTTCCATTTGCCAAATCAATGGAAGTCATGATGATCAACAAGACTGACTGGGATAAATTTGCTTCTGCCACAGGCGCTTCACTGGACAGCCTAAATACCATTGAAGGATTAACTGATACAGCCAAAAAATACTATGACTGGTCTGGCGGGAAGGCTTTCTTTAACCGTGACGCCATGGCGAATTATATGATTATCGGTTCTAAACAGCTTGGCGTTGAAATTTTTGAGGTCAAAAACGGAGAGGTGACGTTTAACCTGGACAAAGATGTCATGCGTAAGCTTTGGGACAACTATTACGTACCTTTTATTAACGGGTATTTTGCATCTTATGGACGTTTTGCTTCTGATGACGCTAAGACCGGCGATATTATTGCACTCGTTGGCTCATCATCAGGCGCTACTTACTATCCTACAAAAGTAACAGTCAGCGATACCGAGAGCTATCCGATCGAAACGGTGGTAATGCAGGCACCGGAATTTAAGGACGGCAAAAAGGTAGCAGTGCAACAGGGAGCTGGTATGGTCGTTGTTAAATCGGATGAGCGAAAGGAATACGCATCAACTGTTTTCCTGAAATGGCTGACCGATGCGAAGAGAAACATTGACTTTTCAATCACCTCTGGCTATCTGCCTGTCAAGAAAGAGGCTAACACGCGTGAAATGCTTGAGACCGCAGTGGAAGAAGCTGGCGATAATGCCATTTCGGATAATCTGGCCAAAACCCTTCCGATAGCCGTAGATATTACGAATAATAACGAGCTTTACACTAACAAAGCTTTTGAAGGCGGCACGAATGCCCGTAATATTCTTGAGGCTTCAATGAAAAAGAAAGCCGCGGCAGATGCAGAAGCTGTTAAAGCTGCCGTTGCTTCCGGTACAGCTAAGGAAGCCGCCATTGCAGCCTATAATACCGATGAAAATTTCAATCAATGGTATGAAAAGCTGAAAAAAGAACTGGATGAAACTCAAAAATAA